The sequence below is a genomic window from Caloenas nicobarica isolate bCalNic1 chromosome 13, bCalNic1.hap1, whole genome shotgun sequence.
GATTTCTGCTCCATGAGAATCGCTGGAGACACAGCACCTCTAGTTTCAACAGAGGGGACTTAAAAGGCGCTTAGATATAGTACAGTTGTGCTCAGCATGAACACTTAAATCTGAGGAGAAATAACTACATCTTTGCAAACTTCACTGTCACACTAAATAGCGAATGGCTGGAATATAAAAGTACAATTTTCCATCTGCATCCACAACATTCCCAGATAAACTCCAAATATGGAGGTCCCTGGATCAGCTACATTAGTTGCTTGCTGGTGACACAGGGCTAAAGCACAGCTTTGCAGACAGAAGCCTAAGCTTTgatattgaaaataaattaaagtcTTGTCATCGTTCACAGAAAAAGAGCAGTTTTCAATCAAGAGGTCACACAGGGCATTACAGAGCTCCCTATGGCAAAGAGGCTAACAGCCATCAGTAGTATGTCACTCCACCTTTTTATAGACTGTCTCAAAATGACTGTCACAATTATGTCTGGAAAATAACACATCCATGTAACAACTGCAGATAAACCGTTGGTTTCATTAGCAATCTTCTCTTGAGATTATTCAGAACAtgcaaaaaagcatttgtgatTCATAGAGATCTAATCTTAAGCTCCTTATGTGTGTGCCACAATTAGATCCTATAACTAAGTACATCAAAATTCTCTTCCGACCCTCTCCAGTTCGCATCTTTTTCAGGAGCAGTGGGATCTGTGCTTACCTCCCTCATCTCCCAGAAACAACTGCCTTGCTGACCTCATCCTGAGATCCCCAACAGAGAGTTAAGGAGGCTGCTTTGGCATCCAGCTCAGGATGCTCCAGTTAGAATTATTTCCCCTACCTTGTTATGGCAACAGGAAACCAGTTACAGTACCGTCATAATTAATGAGAACGCTAAATGAGAGCTGCAGCCGCAATTCATGCTATCAAACAAATACACTGACAAAGGCTCAGCCAAGTCAATGTGCTAAATGGACAAGCAAGACATTCTCTCCTCGaataaaaatctggtttatgTGACGTGTGAACACCTGTTGATAATCCACTTTGGGCCGCCTTTTTCTCCGTGACTGGCTTCTTGCACGGGCACCGCCAGCGCTGGCCCCCTCTGCGTGGGCAGTCCCGCTGCCCACATCAGCTTCACCTGTGGCAGCCAGATGCAAACTGTCACCTGGcatcttcttttctccagctctgcccgAGCGTTTCTGTTTCTCACGCTCATCTTCCGCTTTCCCTCGTCCTGATCCAACTTTCCGTCCAAGCGTCTGAGAGTCATTTGTCAGGGCCAGCTCCTCAGAGACAGTCTTTGAGTCAGCGCCCTTCTTGACTGAGGACTCCTGCAGCTTGAGTCTGTCAAACAGCTGTAAAAGAACATTTGTGTTTGTGACCACATTCATAAAACATGAGAGGCTGCTTATTTGGCATTTCCACATGGTATTTGTGTATGCAATCCCAAATCAGAGCTCACAATACACAATTAGTGAAAAATCTTTCCCAGCAATAAATACTATATTTTCTTGTCAAAGTCAAGCCGTGACATAAGGTGATGGATCTCCTGCATGCACGTGAGTGTCTTCATGTGAACACCAAGGAACTTAATTTGGGGAGCAATTCAGACGTGCAGTAGCATTTAAGTTTGGTCAGGAACAACAGAAAGTGACCAAGTTCCTCCATTAGCTCACTTTTCCCAATGTTCTTGTAATGTTGTCAGATATTATTAGAGAGATTTCCGTCCTTCTGTCCTTAGGCAGGACATGAATCCCCAAGATAAGGGGCCTCCATCAGTAAAGAGCGTATACTGAAAAAATGGTGGACCTTTTGTGTTCcccaaaacaaactaaaagagGCTGTTTGGGCATTCCAGGAGATGAGCAGACTAAAAccaatagaaaaataataaaagcaagagCAGCAAATCCAAAGCACTGAATGAACTCATTAATCTAAGAATACATGGTggcaaaactggaaaagaaactgctttGACTCTGTCAGCAGGCAAGTTTTTATGAAATACTGACAAGCGAAAAGGATTCTCGGTTAGCCTGTCTCTTCCCAGCAACAGGATGGAAAGCCAGACCCTGTGAGGGTGGGCTAAAGAAACAATGACAACTCGATTACTCTTAACtcatctttaaaaaaggaagggTGGGATCtatcagaaaatacatttaaatgacAGGAATTTGAAAGCAAATTCCTCACAATGAAACTGCGTCTTTGTGATGCCTCTCTGATGTTCGAAAGGCCCAGAGCGATGCCATTCAACAGGCACAGccctgtcactttttttttcccttcattgtTCAGAAGTTCATCTATCATCTCTTCAGTTCTCAacttcataaatatatttttttttgcagctggatCCTAGAGAGTGTCTTGCTTTGCAGCAACATGCAGAATCTTGGGCTTCATAGTACCTAGACCAGAAGTGACCGAACAGACGTATGGTTTCGTTGACTGGAGACAGGAGACTGTTGTTCCATGAACATTACTATGTTATGTGCTGCCAAATCACATGGCAGGACAAATGTGGACAAGATCAGTCCCAGGTGCAAAAAATGCAGAgcacaaataaatcaaaacccACAGAATGAGCTTACAGAAGATCAGCTTATTGCACTAAGCAGTAGCAGCAACTGTGATTGAAGATTAGAAACTCTAAAGGGGAACTTCTCTCACACTGAACTATGGcgaaaatactttcaaaaaggTCAGAAAACTGTTTCCTCCCCCACCATTCAAGTCATTTTAGAGTCACCTGTAATAAAAGGAGGTAAAATACTTCAAATGTAAATATAGCTTTCCAATCAATGTACCCCTTTTAATACTTTGAAAAAGGAGATCCTAAAAAAAAAGACGAAAACTGGAGATGGTCACCTACCCGGGTTAGTGTGAGCTGAGGTTCTGCGTAGAAAGCTTTGCCCATTACTGGTTTCCTGTATGTCTCATCCACATCTGTCAGGGCCTAGAAgataaaagaaaccaaaaggtccaaattaaaagaaaatatgaagaagcTTTGGAGCAGCTTTGTGTCATAGCATTATGAAATTATGCTCTCTCTGAGAGAAAATCCATCCTAGGAACAAGCTGTGCTTTGGACATGGCTTCTTAATCATCTAAGTTATACTGAGGTGTACAAGCAACAGCAAAGGCTAACATCCATTCTGTATTACTCGCAAAATCTTTCTGAGCTTTGCCAGCAAAATCCTTTCCCCCCGTCACCTATTTCCAAACTTTTCACAGCCCCAGGCTCACAAGTATTTCATAGCTGCTTTCCCATCCACTGTCTTTAAGATCTGCATGAGGTAGAACACAGGGAAAAGCTTCTGCCACTGACATCCCAGTGATGTGGTAGTGAAAGAACACAGAGAAGTGACTACCACTATAAGAACATTGGGTTTTGCAGAGAAAGCTTTGGAAGCTTCTGATATTCCTCATATTCCACCTTCCTGAGTTCTTATACAAAACCTTTAGAGCTGTTGGGAACACCTCAAAGCTGCTCTCTCACCTAAAACCTCTCTAAGATGGCCAGGCACTTCTCGGACGTACTAACCCAGCACCAACCATCACTTAAGTCTGAAACCCTGCGCTCAGTGCCAGAGCAAATCAGCTTTATGAACCTCACTACCACATTCACCTTCTCAAAACATAGTTTGCTTAAACCTGTTGCAAATTTCAAGCTTTCAAAATAGCCATTACAAATCAATGGGTGGAACAATAATTACCATATTCCAGAATTTGTCGAATGCAACCAAAAATCCTGTGCAGACTCCTCGAAGACCTTTGAAAGTGCGGATGTGGACATTGATTTTTACACCATCTCGGACACAGCGATGAAGCTCCCCCAGTGGGCTGCCTTCGTGgactgaaacagaaagagaacGTCACCCATCTGCAACAAAATACagagatatagatatatacatatattacaTGTAGAAATCTACTTTACGTAGAAGTACAGCAGATCTTGGTACACCACTTGTCTTCACAGCAAAGGAAACGAGAAGCCCCAGAGCACTGTAACACACTGCAGTTGTAATTACTAGACAACCAAAACTCTCCTTACTGTGAGGACAGAAATGACTTCACCGAATATGAAGGTTTCACTTGACATAACCCACAGAAATCAGCCGTGGCTGAAAATCTTTTTGCTACATTTCGAAAACATACTAAGTAATGCTAATCTTAAATAAAAGTGGTTCAGAGGGAACAGAAAGCTCACAAAATCAGAGTTTTGCAGAGAAGACAAATGCCTAGTTAAGGCTACCTCAGGTGAGTTATGATCTGTTAAGGTGTTGTCTCAGACGtgttccttttctttacaaGATTTCTGAAGCAACAGATGACTCAAAGTTGGATCAGTTTAAGTTGATGAAAATGTATTGTTTCAGCTAAAACTTTCAGCAGACAGCTGAACATCCTTCAAAGACATACAAGTCTCCATCCTTCAATGATGTACACGTCgttggcaaaaaaataaaattactataAGCAGCAGCCACTAAGGAAACCATGCTGAACTGCAGAACAATAGTGCTTTTAGTTGGGGCAAAACCAAAGGAATTCAGTAAAGCATACAACATACCTGGCAAACACAAGCTTTATCTACACACTATAAATCTTTGCAAGTGGAAATTACCTAGAGGGGTAGATATTTTTACTTTAGAATTTCCATGCGTGCCATGGTGAAGCTGTTCCAGTGATAAATTACAGGTACCTGTCTGCTTGTGCAAACGCAGCTGCAGGATTGCTGTGCAATTCCGACTGTGGGTCAGGGGGAAGCACCGTTCTCAAATCGCACACGGTTCTTCAGATTGATGAAAATATCCAAGTCGGAGATGACCTCTCACCTTGTGCTTCAGGGACTACGTATTCAAGGTTTGATTTACATGCTAGAAAATGCATCCTGTGAGTATAAAATGTTACCGTGTGACAGCTGACCTGCAGTATTTGGCTGCATGGTAATTCTTAGGCACAGCAGGGGAATCTAAAGCAGTTTCCTCTGAATTAACCTaatcatgtttattttctgagattCATTGTCTTCATGCCAGCTCTCTCCGGCCAGGTAGCTGGAGAAAATTACTTTCACACAGGGCATAAGCAAACTTCTGTTCTGAATTCACAGGCCCATCACGGGAACCACAGATGACACCATCACTGCATCAGATTGATGCTTTTAATCAgataacagtattttttctcaCCAACCTGGAATTTATGGGATTGTTTTagttttagctttttaaaaattttagatccagggttttttttagattttagaTTCCGATGTTCCTTTTACATAGGAACTTTTTCTACGACTTCTTATAAAATCCAAGTACAATCTTTATTTCCGACTATGCCTTTGCTTGTCGGCGCCCCATTAAGCTTGGTGGAAAACACTACATTCCAGCTCTACCACATCTAGACCATCCGTGCTCTTCCCGCTTTTCCTTGCTGCGTAAAGTTCCAGTTCGCCAGGGCAAACGTCCAACTTCACCTGATTAAAAGGGCAAAACACACCATCCAAAAACCTTTCAGCAATCTGATCTCCGcttctcaggaaaaaataaaaccggCAACGCaaagaatttaattttgcaaCATATCTCTTCTGCAAGCATCAAAGCTTGTAATGACCAAGGTCTGCAAGCAGCTAGATTTGCCTGTGGCTTTCGATGATGTTAAGTACCAgaattaatacattttcaatCCATAGGGAAAAGTTACCTAGTTGGTGTTGTACTCGAAATCCAACCCTATTTGTAAAAAATAAGCACATGCTTAATACCAGGATTCTGAAGATGGCTAAAAAGCTACTGTAAGCCAGAGGCAAGTACcccaggaaggagaaaataaagatccAAACTCTGGTTAAGTTCAAGTCCCTGTCCTTAGGGTAGACTTTATTAAGAAGCAACATTAAAGCAAAGCAAGTCAGAACAGTTGAAATAACTCAGAACACTATCAAACGCCTTTCTAACTTCTCTGTGGTAACTGCTTGCGTGAGTTCTCTGCTCTCTGGTAAATGCAAAGTAATTAGAAATAGCTTCTCCTGAACTGATCCAAACCAGGCACTGCTAAAGCAGCTTCCTTTGCACTTTCATGGCTACTGAAATCACACTCACGACAGGCAAGATTCTGGCTCCATTTTACATGTTAACAGACTAAATTTAAGGAGCACGTCGTATCTTGTCACAGCTACCTGGGAGCACAGCGTCACGACAGTGTGACGCAGTAAACCACGTGTTACACTTATTTTCAGAGGTGGTTACGGCCCTAGAATCCAAGCTTCAAACGCTGGCCCACCTGCTATGCAGACAGGCCCCCTACTTACACCAAAACCACACAGTTTTGGCTATAAATTGTTATTAAAACTCTCCAGACTGCTGGATAGCACTTTTTATGTCAGTTGTGCCTGTCTTCTTCAAAGTCCACGCTGTCCAGCCTTAGATGTCAGAATACTAAATACATGCTCTTAATGGAAGCATGTAATTTATTTGCTAGGCCACCACTAAAGTTAATTTTTacagagttttggggtttttttttcaatttccatCATAGCAATCTAAATACAGATTCTTTGTACTAAGAtcctaaataaatatttaaggttAACTATTTTGGAAATCTTACACCAAGAGAACCTCTGCATTTGTGCAGAACATTAAGTTGACGTGATGTTTAGGATCATGCAGAACCTATGGCAAGGCATATATTGTTTTGGTGTCTAAGCATGAAAAACGTTCTGTGTTGGGCATTCAGAACTGAATACCTTGGGCTTTgcctttttataaaaagaacaGTAGGGTGATGCTGGTGATTAGAAGAGATACTTTGATTCCAATAAAAgctctgtattttaattaaatgcacTGAAGTTGTATTTCACTTGATAGCAATGCCGTTTGGCTCTTGGTGTAGGTGCACAAGTTGCACCCTTTAATGTTTAGGGGCTCTCACCCTGAGTGTACACAAGAAACTTGTATCATCATCACAGACGATGAATTTAGCAGCATCACGGCTGCCTCCCACCTCAACCCACTGTTCTGTCACCACGTTATTAGAAATGCCAGGGCTGTATTTATGCCCCCAGGTTGTACAGTTAGTAACCAAGATATAGCAGTGTGTTACAGACTCATGCTGCGGTAATTTACaacttagaatcacagaatgtcccgagttggaagggacccacaaggatcatcgggtccaactcctgtccctgcgtgtgacaactccacagttcacaccatgagCTGCACGGACTCAAAGCCCGTTCCTGGTTTAAAAAGAGTACTATTCAAAGCACGGCagtttctcattctttttaCCGTGAAATCAAGAGGATAAATGTAATTAACGAAACAACGGAGGACATCGCCGTAACAAACCGGTGTCATCTCTGAGTAATCAGCTCTGCGAACGCACCGTTCCCCATTTCTGGACACAGTCCCCCGCCTTTCACCCAGCACACACGCACCATTCTCCACCCAAACTTCATCATTTCCCCCCTCTCCACCCACACACACCCCGCTGTCACTCAActgcttccttcagctcctttcAAACCTCCGAACTCCCCCAAGCTCCATCCCGCTCCACACCTTCGGCcacatcccagcccagcccgggtCCCACAGCCTCCTGTCcacgcccccccgcccccccaggcTGCCGCCTCAGCCCTTATGCAGCCCCACCTCAcgccccttccccaccccagccGCTCTCAACCCGCCGCCTCACCCGCCCCTTCACCCGCAGGACCGCGCTCCCTCCGCCCGCGCCCTTACGGGGCATCCTGGTGAGGACGTTGCGCGGCGCCCGCCGGCGCCTGGCGGCCGCTCCGCCCTGGGCCGCCTCCTGCTCGGGGCCCGCGTTGACCATGAGGCTGCGGAGGCGCTGGATGCGCTCGGGGtcggcggcgggcgggccgcggcgggcggcgcgggcggcggaTGGGCCGCGGCGGGAcggagcggagcggcggccGCGCGGGCGGAGCAGGCCGCGCTGGAAGCTCTCGTACTCGGCGAGGTTGTTGAAGCAGGGCGCGGCGGGGAAGGGCAGCGGCGTGCTGGCGGAGTACAGCGCCAGCAGCGGGTCGAAGCGGCTGGAGCTCACGTCCAggcggctggggctgggggagcgcTCGGccccgggccggcggcgggACCGCCGCTGCTCCGCGCCTCCCGCAGCCCCCTCGTCCTGCTCCATGCCGGGCTgcgggcagcggccccgcccgccgccgctaGGGGGCGCCGCTGCGCCGCCCGGAGagccccggggcggggaggggcggggacagcgcggggcgggcgctgcGGAGGCTCCGCTGTCGCTGGGGTGGCTCCGCTCTCACTGAGGTGGCTCCGCTCTCACTGGGGTGGCTCCGCTGTCACTACGGAGGCTCCGCTGTCGCTGAGGTGGCTCCGCTCTCACTGCGGAGGCTCCGCTGTCACTGAGGTGGCTCCGCTCTCACTGGGGAGGCTCCGCTGTCACTACGGAGGCTCCGCTGTCACTGGGGTGGTTCCGCTGTCACTGGGGTGGTTCCGCTGTCACTGGGGTGGCTCCGCTCTCACTGGGGTGGTTCCGCTGTCACTACGGAGGCTCCGCTGTCACTGGGGTGGCTCCGCTGTCACTGGGGTGGCTCCGCTGTCACTACGGAGGCTCCGCTGTCACTGGGGTGGCTCCGCTGTCACTGGGGTGGCTCCGCTGTCACTGGGGTGGCTCCGCTGTCACTACGGAGGCTCCGCTGTCGCTGGGGTGGCTCCGCTGTCGCTGGGGTGGCTCCGCTGTCACTGGGGTGGCTCCGCTGTCACTACGGAGGCTCCGCTGTCGCTGGGGTGGCTCCGCTGTCACTGGGGTGGCTCCGCTGTCACTGGGGTGGCTCCGCTGTCGCTGAGGTGGCTCCGCTGTCGCTGGGGTGGCTCCGCTGTCACtgccctctgctctgcactggtgcggcctcacctgcagcactgtgtgCAATTCTGGATGCCACAGGACAGAAGggatattaagctactagagagtgtccataagagggctatgaagctggtgaagggtttggagcggaagccgtatgaggagcggctaaagtcacttggtttattcagcctggaggagcctgagaggagacctcatggtggccacagcttcctcacatggggagcaggaagggcaggggtgagctcttctctttagcaaccaacaaaacccgaggagatggcaggaagatgtgccaggggaggtttaggttggacgttaggaaaaggttctccacccagagggtgctggacattggaacaggctccccagggaggtgtcacagccccaagcctgacagtgttcaaggagagactggacaacatcgtcagacacatggtgtgaactgtggggttgtcctgtgcagggacaggagttggaaccaatgattcttgtgggtcccttccaactcaggacattctatgattctatgttttccttccttgctgcaCCCTCAGTTAACTACCCAGTGTGACGCCACGGCTGGTCCATGTCCCGGGActccctctgcagcccagcccgaGCCCCCTGGTTGTTCCGGGGGTGCTCCTCAAGCAGGGACCTCACTccacctgcccccagccccaggcaaTGAAATGGCACCTGGGCAAAGGTGGTTGCaatataatttgcattttaatccGTAAAAGGGTGTACGGTGCAGAAACATTTCTCTGAAGAGAAGCAAGGCAACGTGTGTTAATGCTGCAGAGTGGTTTTACCATAAAAGATTCCACCACCTGCCATTAATCTTTCATAATGGGTTACCATACATTTAACACTTCCTGTTGTAGTTGCAGACCAGCTTCAGAGGAAACACCTATTTCTTCACCAGGTCACAGTACAGGACTTCTGCAGCTACAGAAATACCTGTAAGTACAGGCACAGGGCACAGGTCGAGGTGTATGTGCCACTAACACCAGTCCGCTTGACGCTCaggaagatttattttcctctacaGCTCCAAAGTCTTATATATGACTATA
It includes:
- the LSM11 gene encoding U7 snRNA-associated Sm-like protein LSm11, translated to MEQDEGAAGGAEQRRSRRRPGAERSPSPSRLDVSSSRFDPLLALYSASTPLPFPAAPCFNNLAEYESFQRGLLRPRGRRSAPSRRGPSAARAARRGPPAADPERIQRLRSLMVNAGPEQEAAQGGAAARRRRAPRNVLTRMPLHEGSPLGELHRCVRDGVKINVHIRTFKGLRGVCTGFLVAFDKFWNMALTDVDETYRKPVMGKAFYAEPQLTLTRLFDRLKLQESSVKKGADSKTVSEELALTNDSQTLGRKVGSGRGKAEDEREKQKRSGRAGEKKMPGDSLHLAATGEADVGSGTAHAEGASAGGARARSQSRRKRRPKVDYQQVFTRHINQIFIRGENVLLVHLAH